One segment of Rhodothermus bifroesti DNA contains the following:
- the murB gene encoding UDP-N-acetylmuramate dehydrogenase, whose translation MHDAVWLVSEVLCYLQKRLDARRLRLNVPLAPYTTFKIGGPADLFFEAYRRDELATAVLAARELGIPYFVLGLGANILVGDRGFRGLVIRNAARAYRLLDGHRLWAESGAIVYPDLIEVAVNAGLSGLEHYVGIPSTVGGALWQNLHFLSPPPERARTMFIAEVLAEAEVLTAENMRQTVGPEYFCFGYDYSILHERDDIVLAATFQLAPGDPARMREIMEANLAWRRERHPPLETEPSAGSIFKKIDGIGAGRLIDQCGLKGTRIGDAEVSPKHANIIVNRGRATATQVRALIAYVQHVVETRTGYRLEPEIRFVGEFDPLPDVEALAQWVHAKAST comes from the coding sequence TTGCATGACGCCGTGTGGTTGGTTTCCGAAGTATTGTGCTATCTGCAAAAACGCCTTGATGCTCGGCGGCTTCGGCTAAACGTGCCCTTGGCCCCGTATACCACTTTTAAAATCGGTGGGCCAGCGGACCTATTTTTCGAAGCCTACAGGCGTGATGAGCTTGCTACAGCGGTTTTGGCTGCGCGTGAACTAGGCATCCCTTATTTTGTACTTGGCCTAGGTGCCAACATCTTGGTCGGTGACCGGGGTTTTCGAGGTCTGGTCATCCGCAATGCCGCCCGGGCTTACCGGTTGCTAGATGGCCACCGTCTTTGGGCCGAAAGTGGCGCCATCGTCTACCCCGACCTCATCGAAGTAGCCGTCAATGCTGGCCTTTCCGGACTGGAACACTACGTAGGCATTCCTTCCACTGTGGGAGGTGCGCTGTGGCAAAACCTGCACTTTCTCTCGCCGCCGCCTGAGCGGGCACGCACGATGTTTATTGCCGAGGTGCTGGCCGAGGCTGAAGTGCTGACGGCGGAAAACATGCGCCAGACGGTCGGGCCAGAGTACTTCTGCTTTGGCTACGACTATTCGATCCTCCATGAACGCGACGACATCGTGCTGGCCGCAACGTTTCAACTTGCTCCTGGTGACCCAGCCCGCATGCGGGAAATCATGGAGGCGAACCTGGCTTGGCGGCGAGAACGTCACCCTCCACTGGAAACTGAACCCAGTGCCGGCTCGATCTTCAAAAAAATCGATGGCATTGGTGCCGGACGCCTTATCGACCAGTGTGGCCTCAAGGGCACGCGCATTGGTGATGCTGAAGTCTCGCCAAAACATGCAAACATCATCGTTAACCGCGGCCGTGCTACCGCGACGCAGGTGCGTGCGCTCATCGCTTATGTGCAACACGTGGTCGAAACCCGCACCGGCTACCGGCTAGAACCAGAAATCCGTTTTGTGGGCGAGTTTGACCCCTTGCCCGACGTAGAAGCCTTGGCGCAATGGGTACACGCAAAAGCATCAACGTGA